GAGCTCCCTCCACACCGCCGAAAGACACCACCAAGACCCTCACTGACCGAGCCTCGAGGACAGCCTACAGATACAACACCAAGTTATacgaaaaaataaataataaacatgaaCAATAGCCCATCCTAAGAATTTGCTTTTGCTCTGAGGATCTGTCATCCTCCCATTCCCACATTTTTGTTCAACTGCgagtaatttatttatagaAAGTGAATGGGCAGTGGCTGCAAGGCCATGGAAAAAATGTTGGACGCCTTTGTAGccagagcagagaaaaaaagatttaggAGTCCTCgtggttaaaggaatagttccaCATTTTGGGAAATCGACATAACTCCTCATAAAACCAATCTTAAAAATTAACTACAAACTACAGCTGCTAAATAAATAGTGGAGTAAAGAATATTTGCTTtcaaaatgtagtggagtagagtTATAAGAGtgcataaaatagaaatactcaatTAGAGTACAAGGACCTAAAAATAATGCCCAAGTACAGTGCTTGAATGAATAGCTTTAGTTTCCACAACTGCAAGAAATCCAAAGCTTAACAAATCTGCCGTGCCTAGTTACGGTTGCTAAGCTGTGGTTGTACAATCTGAGGAGGTACCCACAAGACAAAAGAGATTAGATAAAAGTCTGGAAAAGTAACAGCCAGTACAGGTTGGGGGGTTATTATGAaataaagggactgttcttGTTAATCAGCACAAAAAGCTGTTTTGCAAGACTGAATGTCACGATGACCCTGTAACAGATTAATATGGGTCAAAGTTGttttccaaaaaataaataattaccaTTAGATTGAAGATGAACTCACCTGACTGGCCTCCAGCTCGGCCACGTGGTCTCGTCACGGTAGTCATCCGAAGTGTCTGATGAGGACCAGCAGCAGCTTCTGCCCCTGACCCAGGTACTGACCCAGAGTCACGCTCCTTCAACACACAACATGGAGACAGCTTCAGACACAACAATGACATGGCAAAATTTTAATCAATGAAACACTTAAATGCTGCATGGTGAGAGCTGATCTTTGTACCGATGAGTGGGTATTTTTGTAAATCGGGTTTTCCCCTTtccacacacactgttataAAATCATCTCTGTCCAAATGAAAATGCATAAACACAACTGAAGCACTGTCAAGAACACTAATCCTAGAGCCACAcaaagaagagggagaagaagaagaagaagaagatgttggcTAATCAGCAGCCTAAAGAAAGCAATGACCTGAAGGCTACCAGGAGCAGTGAACTCTGTTCTGactcttctgttcctctttatACTGAAGAGTGactgtacatttacatgtaAACGTGTTAAAAGTCATCTTAGCAAGGTCAGAACCAGCAATAGTTTGCCACTTAGCAAAATGTCCCCTCATTTGTGACACCTCACAAAAGGAGATGACGGCACACAATAATAATATGTGATCTATACATCACACTGAAAATGGAGTTTCTTGGACAGAGTTTCACAAATGGTTCGTTTATAGCGGCCTAAAACACAGTTTGCTTGTGGACAAACGGACAAAATTTCTTTGTCCGCTTATCATGtggacatttttttcacacacatttttgttttcagaaatatctGTATGCAGTATGTGTAGGCAGGGCCTTAACTGACAATAAAAGAACACAAACATTTGAGGTCTGGTTATGACCTGCAGTGTGTGAACTCACTTTCCACTCTTTGCATCGGTGAATGAAGTGTCAGGGCTCAGGCTGTCTGCGATCTTTCCTCCTGACAGCTGTCTATCTGTCGTCTGCAGATCTCTGTCCACACTCTCCAGGAAGGAGTCCCACTCAGTCTGAGagccagagacacacacaaaggtaaaattaaataaatcccAGGAGTCAAATAGAGTGGTTTACAGACATACTAAAAttcaaaaataatgtaaaaacaagaataaaacatACAATAGTGATATTGTATGCTACTATTTTAAGCTTAGATTTAGTGATATTTCCTGACAGGAGAGTTCATCGGGAGATTTGGAAATCTGacgataatttctgtttttacagtttctgccgacaataaatgatgtaattttggtcatttttaaagaTAACAAGCCTTTCAAACCTGGTTACAGGTTTTTGGGTTAGATGGTATATAAAATAGCTACAAAATCCAACCGCTTAAAGTTGTATGTCCCTCCCATAAACGAGACaaaaaacccccccaaaaaaacaaacacaagtccctccctagtacttgaaaaaataaatgaaatgccTCCCCCATTTTGCACAACCCCTCCCCCCTAATaagtaacaaacagtcccttatATTAACATCAAACCACTGCATACAGTACTGATGTGGACCTTAATTTTAACTGTGTGCAGTGTACAAAATATTTCTATAAACCTGAATGCTTACTGCTGAATTCGAGTCAAAATATACagaattaaaaactaaattaaaggcAAAACCTTTCACACATACAGACCTCCAGCTGCAGAAGTTGCTCCACCTGCTCTCTCACTGATTCATGGCTGGAAAAATACAAAGATACTGTGAGACAGACGCGTCAACACTCAACACTGAGCTTTATTTATTGCATTAATGAGCAATAACACAGTGGAGTTACATGAGTTCAATGTCAGGATAGGAAGTGACCTGGATCTGAGCAAAGCTTTATGGTTTTGAGTAAGACTTAGGGCAGACGTTGGTAACCTCTACTatcaaaaaagacatttttgaccaatataataataataataacaaaaaaaaaactggaactgcaaaacatatttgaccTTTACATGAAAGTAACGCAGCCTATTAGGTCTGAATTAGCCTATCAATATTATTaacaggtctaaatgagcattcattaatatgctTCACCACCAggtggctcctctgcagtgggctctttattattattatgtactttaactttgcagcgttgacggtaaaagcaaacaaacctgaccacacacacttttaaattctctattttcctccaagacttttccttttttggatctggaatccatagctagctcagcagggagactcaagactaACTACTGTTCTTGAGGttcagcaaaatttagaggaaagtATGCCAGGCCATAGACGTATACGTTTCAATTAATGAAAAGTTATAACATTTTTCTTAACTGGTGTATAGGCTAAATAaccattatttatttacatatgtttttgtcaaagccacagggagtcACTgaagaggggctaaagagctgcatgtggctctggaggCTGCCTCCCAGTGCCTCAGGGAGAGTTATCATACCTGTGTTCACAtctttttctgtgtattttactTGATTAAATGTCAAAGGCTCCCTCATTTGTTTTACTGTACAAATCTTATGTAACGCATTCCTGGGAACTTAAACGTACAGTATTCTACATGCTGGAGGCAACGACGACAAGCGCAGGAATGAGTTATAGAAAACCTGTGGAAACCTGTAGTGGCCCCTAAACAGCCCCCCCAACACATACCATCAGAGGGGTGGACTCCAGTCATGAACATGACTtggcaaaattaaaaaagacttGCACTTTAACACCAATGGCTTCTTGGTGTCTTTGACCTGCCTTGGTCGCTGGCCATTGAGGACATTCTtgcaatgcattgtgggatatttaTGCTGGCGTAATGTCATGTGTTTGCTTACAGCAATATTTCAACAAGAAACAGTATGCAATTCACTTCCTGTTGGTTTCATACCAAGGTTTCGGACATGCCAAAAAGATCTCATACTGTTTTAACCTACTAAAACATGTTAGTATGGAACTTTGGACACAGTAAATGACTCTGTCCCACCTCTGCAGACTGTTTTTATTAACTATCATCATCATTTGATATGATTATATACCCATACTTACTGATAAGACTTCTTCCAAATGTCCTctgcttccttcttcttcttcactccGAGGCTGCTCAACAGtatcaacacacacagttattCAGGGCATTTAAATATAGTAACATCTTGACTGAAACAGCAGATTGACTTTTTTAACACTGTAGCCAGTGACATTGCCCGAATGCTTCCGTGACTCTGCCTCACCTCTTGTAGAAGTTTGCTCCGGCTGCGATCAGGCCGAATAAAGTGGTGATCTTATGTGGGACAAAACTCTCCAGGGACTCTGTGTGAGAACAAAGGGCCACAGTTATTGTTCAGGCTGATTTGTGCAGTGTCATAGTGTTGGCAACAAGCATGACAGGGATTACATTACAACACCTTCGCTCCACTGACTCCATCACACAGAACTCACATGAAGCATGTGCTGCAGCCAGCTTATCAAATATTCAAAGGGAGACTTGAGCATTATAATTAATTATATCACAAGTATACACAAATGCAGCCACAGCTTAAAAGTATGTAAATTGATTTATGTCAACTAGATTTGATGTATTGGGGTAAAATCATTAAAGCATATATTAATCTTCTGTGTGTAGATAACACGACCAAACAGTTCACTCAGCAGAGACATTATTTTCTACACTGCTGGTCAAAAGTTTCTAATCCCCATCAAGAGCTTGATTTGGTCGAGTCAGATGCCTTAGAGGCTCACCCTGTATTTCTGAACAGTCTTTTATGCTTTTAGGAGGTCGAAAGTCCCCTTCATAAATAGATGTAATTTTGAATAAAGGGTTTGGTTTGTACATGGAGAACAAAACGCTGTACAATGGTTCAACCAGACGAAGCTACCTCTACATACCTCGACATACATACGTACATACATAAAACTGACTTTAGACAAATCATTTTTctattcaagcattgcaggtaagtataaagtaagtagtatatatgtggtcccgtgcagaggtaggttttatgtaggaatatggttattagagtgagttaagttaagttacatTTGGCCAGCAGGTcagtgcaagtataaagtataaGGTTCAGTgctaggtttaaagatttgtaacatcccAAAAGTGGACTTTGACACAGAAGAACTGGACTCATTTTGTCATAAAGAAATTAAATGATGGATAAATTTAATCAGATcagatgtttgtggcaattaagacttcaaaaattcaaatgtaagactatttaatgacttctaaggcctaatatttataaaatttaatttaaaacatttcaagaCTTTTAAGGCCATGTCATAGAAATAGAAAGacatctcattttattttaatagtaCCAGCAGAAACCTTGAAAATGTGTGCAGATTTCAGTAGGAACAGGTTATTGTTTCAGGGTCCAGTGCACAATACTACCAATTACAAGCTGTAACTAACAGGCAACATATTGCTTTGGCAAATTATTCTTCAAATTTCACAACAGAAGGTTAATCTGGGGTTAACACTGTTGGAAACTGATCAGGGAATATTAGCTGCATATACTGACAAGCCACAGTTTAAACCTATTCAATCAAACTGCTGAGTACACTGCAGAAGGACCAAAGGAAAAGGGCTTCCCAAAATATTTAGAGCTCAGTTGCACCTTTATTATTCAGTAAGATACgatgagatgagataagataagaatGCCTTTTATTGTCAatgcatcattaaaaaaacacaacaaaattagGAGTGCCACTCCTGTAAGGCGCTGGCCGTCAAAATCCTCCATACATTCAACCATCCACTCCTATATAATAGACAACAAATAGGTGTACAAGGTAAAAAAACTACACATAGTATGTCTGTGAACATTGCATGTATAGTGTAGTAAATTAATTACAAATATTACACATAAAGCGTAGTAATTACACCCTGTTCATCCTATGTATTTGATTTCGTTCAATGTCCTTTTTGCTGTGGGGAAGAAGCTGTGTTTAAGTCTGTTTGTACGGATAACAGATGGATaaagtaagataagataatagCCTACTTTATTCATCCTGATGGAAActgctgtgcagcagttgcagtaCAAAGTTGGAAGAGTGGAAAAACAatagacaaaaagacaaaaaataaatatgtttctgaggtAGTTAGTGTGAAGAGTATGTGGTTAATACATAATGTTCATTATTATGTCCATTATATGTCATGTACTGTCACATTATTGCACATTATGACCCGTGGGTCAGGTGTGAATAATGGACTGGACTGTAAAACATACTTAAAGTCTAAGCTCAGTATTATTCCCTGTTACACAGCACTATGGAGACACTGACTGTATGGAAGCAGGCCAAACTATTGAAAATATAAAGAATATATCTGGTCCCGAAGTTGTTAAATTAAGAAACAAAATCTCTGTAAAAACAGCTGTTATTAAAGGATAGAGGAAAACCGCAATTCAGCAGGTGACTCCAGACTTCCTGTCTACCTTTATTATCTAATTTTCAATGAGCTCTGTGACTCCAGGTGTATCCTTCCTGTACATGAGTCCTACCTTGCGCTTCCTGCTTGGCTGTCTGTAGAAGGACTGTGCCCAGGTTGACCAGCAGAGTCAGAGCACCTGTTAGAGTCTCCTCTGATACAGTCACATCTTCAGCCATGGTCACCGGCTCCTCTCCCACCTGTACGGGACCGACACACTGACACTGGGGCGGCAGCCATGTGAGTTAAAGAGCAGGCTGGTCACGTGACAAAATCATGTGGCGCTAAAGCcttggttattttttttttctccctagGATGGTGACGGCATGACCTGCCCCACTCTGCTTTACTcggcctctgattggctgaaatATGTTCCTCCGCGAATCCTAACCAATCCAATTAAAGAAAGTACAAGcagtagccaatcagagggagcgTAGGGCGGGCCATTCACAAGGTTTGCTCATTCAGCATTTATGCAACACGGTTGTAAGTATTATCATTTGGAAatcatgaagaagaaaaaacacaagtaCCACTTAAATTCGCGAACTGAATTtacttaaatatttttaaatgtgagaaGAATTTGAGTCATATTTACagattaaacattttaatgcagTAATGATGTTATAATCCATGACACTGCATATTTTATGAGTAGGGCATCGTGATTCAGAACATTTTCTACAACTTAATTGTCTTCAAGCTGGGACTTAGACATTAAATAGTTATAGTGAAGTCCCCATATATCTTTAATTACTATGTGATAACTACTTTCATCACTTAGGGGTCAATCACAACCACTCAACAAGACTCAGCTAgacaaattctgttttttttgttaggtGTAGGAATTAGATGGGCAAAAACACCTTTCTATATCCTCCTttgaccctgtgtcctcatataagGACATCACATTCtgggtttactggaccttatTCATTATTCTacttagactcacaagtcagtctttagacgctttgcttaactaaagactgatgactttctccctgattttgtgtttttgtgtttagatgggcggatacaatttcagagtttctTTCTTTCATGCCTATGTGTAACATTGGATATTGTATGTGTGCACCTGTCACTCTTGGCAGACTCGGCATATCAAATAAAATCTCGAACTGAAGGTGGCTACAGCGCTCAATTAAAAATTGACTCTACTGAGGTAAATTCTGAGAtactaagtaaaaaaaaaaaaaaaagattaccaAGAAATGGACAGAGCCTGTTAAAATTGTCAGCCAGTTTTATTGACTGCTGaacattcattcactcattcaattaaaaaaaaaaaactcccctCCTTCAAGTTTCAAGCTTTAAGAGCCCACCGTAGCACTTAATGACTGGGTCACCCAGTGcaaaacaacagaaagaaaatgacGACCAGTCAGCACAATCATTGATatggaaaagaaaaagtgaCACAAAGCAGACTAAGGCAGGAAATAAATTAGATATGCCGCTGAGAAGATCAATTTGTTCTGACTTTGTGGATCttattaaatgacaaaataaagaaactgGACATTCAATTATAAATTGACATTGAAATTAAAGAGAAAAAGTTTGTTCATAAGACTGAATACCTTTATCTGCTGAAATTGTTTCCTCCTTGTGCTTAAACCAACGTTGGTGAGTCTTTAAAAAACAGGCAGCAGCTGCATACACGCTAATTTAGCCTCAATATCGCTCAAGTTCTTTTGTTTCTTAAGGTTGTAAACATCACTTCCCATTCAGAGTAAATCATTTCCCCCTCACATATCACCCCAACAGCTTCAGTTTTatgatctgtatctgtgtgtgttcagtttcCATGAAACAGACTCAttcttttaaattaataaatggacacaacagaaaaccaaacaagagattttaaaatttaaagccAATTAAATGTCTTAATGAAGATTTCCGAAACCTTTTCATCcactttttttgggggggggtttATCTGGGGTTTTCCCCAGATAAACTGTGATCTTGACAAGACAGAGATGAGGCTATGCAAAGTTAACTTAGTCACATATGTCGGGaccaggggaaaaaaattgatGATTAAGACATTTGGAGATATATgagctctctctctcaaactatTGCTCTCTCATACAAGCAAATTTAACCCATGAGATCATAAGAAAATCCAACTGGCATCTGATGCAAGCTAAAGGAATGATAGCAAAGACGATAACAGTATGTGGTGTGCTTTTACCCATATCTATAATTACTCCTCTACGAGACCCAACAGTCAGAGATGTCAGAGAACGTTCAGGTTTTATATCTGTGGCCAAATTTGGAGACAAATATCTACTGAGTACATGACAAAATGTTAGATCTTCTTATAATTATCATAATTATAGGACACCTATTAAGATAGGGTTTGTGATGACGTGGTCGACGTAACAATACATTTATGAGCTTCCTGTATTAACTGGGTTAATTACTCAATCTAACAGTCGTGTGAGGGAGGATGTCGGAGAACAGAGCCAGGTTTGAGAGATAATTTGATACCAAAATAAGATGAATTGTGGCTTTTTGAAACCAAATAATTCTCACCACTTTATAGAGAAAAGTTCTCAGTTCTCTTCAAGACCAAGGGGAAGAGTCACCGCCTGCTTCCCTAATGCGTCAAGTGCCACTATGAATTTAAAATGCAAACCACTACCATTAAAGCTAAGATGCTTGTGGAGAACTTCACACTGCTATAAACAACCAGGCTGCATTTAACCTTTATTATTTCGATGTGAGACATAGAGGCCGAATTATCGTGATGTTGCTCTAACGACAATCGCTTCTAGGTAGACAATTGGCAACTGATTTGAGTTGTGGAGATATGTTAAATCAgccaacttgtttatttctgttgtcgtTTTCAGCCGTAACCGTAacgtttaaatgtttaatggtTTCTTTGGCGCTCATTTTATGAAGTATTGTGTGGACGGGGGCcaaagcaaaacatattttagccacctagaAAAGTCAATCAGTTCAAGTGTACGCTACATTTGGAATACTTTCTCTGCTTCACTTTGCACAGTGACTGATCGAGGTAGCGGCAGACCAGCAACTTCAGTGTTCtgtgaagtaaaattactgtttttgtcaatagagtctggtggctttgcgATAACGGCATCAGTTCCCTGTTGTacagggctgtctgacagcaaggtagaGCAgttaaaatattcttaataCAGCGTACACTctaactgatactgatttttagGCGGGCCTTCTTTAGGCGTCTAAAAACGAAGCAGTTGAGGCAGCGTTTGCTCAAAACCACTTCATTTTATGAATGCGACGTGGGGGTTTCCTTGCCAAAGTTTACGTTTATAACAAATATTTTGATTGGTTTATAACATATTACCCTTATTTGTTAAGTCTTTCTGCCACAGTACATAGCTAGGTAGACATGAagctagggctgcaactaatcatttctattacaaattatttattgaaaaatggAGGGATTAATCCATCAGCCTTaggaataagaaaaaaatgttggccaTTGCTCCTTTTCTAGTTTTTATAGATTTGAATGAATTCTTCGGGGATTTactatattcttttttttttaattcttagcCCAAAATAACTGTTTCATATCGTCGTATAAGAATATTGATTTTGCACTGATGATCTGATATTTTCTTGTTTCTCAGTGGTgtcaaactgaaaatgtaaagaaaactaTGAAGCAACAAACTACTTccaaaaatataagaaaatgCCCCACAGTCCAAGAGGATGTCTTCGAGTTGTCATTGTCCTAAAAACAGCCAAAAAcccaaatttatttaatttagtaTAATGACATAAAACTCAGAACAACAgcatgtttgatatttttgcttGATCagtcattaaataaataatctatGTTTTCTGATGGTCAACTAATGATTAACTGACAAATCTTTGAGGACTTACTGTCACAAAAAGCAACCAGTACCTCACTGACAATTCTCTAAAAATCTCTGACTGTTGCTCTCACACTAGTTCAGCAGCCAACCCATCTTAACACCAACCCGTTATTGGTCACGATAAAAGAAAGCGGGGTTCAACACCCGATAAGAGAAGTGACACTTCCTGCAAGTGTCgagaaaactaaacaaaatagaCTGCTTCAAGTATCCCGAGTGGAATTCAATAGCCCTGAAGGTTTTGGATTtagaattttctttttaaatcccAGAACTCCTTCTCTGCTGATAGGCTGGACTCTGAGTGCGTGTATGTGTGCTCAGTGGTTCGAATTAAGTTTTAAAGTGCCAATTACAAACTAAACGTAACATCCAATTTAAAGTTCAAGGTAATCTAAAGCTGAGATTTAACCATGACTGACTAAGCAACATAAAATTGTTCATGCTGATGGTTCATGAGATGCACTGTGTGCTTTAGCTGGCCTataaagcagagaaaaagagagggtgGACAGAATCGCTTCTGCATCCCAAACTGTGACACCAATGTTCTCTGCCGTTCTCCCCAACAGCTGGAGTGTGGAAATATTGGGACTGATTGAAAGATGTGTTGTCACAAGCACCataatgtcagtgtgttttgtaCCTGGACAAATGTTTGATTCAATATTGAGCTTTAAAAATTTATACAATTTGACCAAATGTGtcatatattgttttaaaataattaagaaGTGGTAATAAAAAATGTAGGCCTGGATGTTGCCAGTTGCTGGTACACCACGTGTTGAACTGGATCCCAGGAGCCAAATATTGCAGTCTAACGATCAGAGGTGGGACTAAGTCATTgctttgcaagtcacaagtaggTCTCAAGTCCCGAGTTGGGTCCCAAATCAAGACTGGCAAGTCCTGGTTCAAGTCCCAAGTCTTAAACCTTGAGTTTGGAGACCTGAACAAGTCACAATGCAAAAAGAGTAAtgatatattaaattaaatgctttccaaattttgtatttattgttaaaaCGTTGTTGCACCTCCAACTGTAATTTAACTTTCAGATTATGTCGACGACAGCACAGTTTTTGTACGTAAATGAAtttatctttggtatcatttgtTTCCAACTGGCAGTCAGAAATGTAAAGATAGTTCTTATTGGTTTTCTCCTACAACCTGACTGGATGCAGTGGGATTGGTTCAAGCAAAGTGGATCATTtggggaattaagtgtcgacttgctgggGATTAATAGGTTATGTTATGTTAGGCCTAACTGATTCAGGAAATGATGGAAAATGAATTTATTTCATGGTGCACTTTTTATTCTTTGGGCTTGCAGGAAGGTATCAACTATTTTCAAGTGAAAAAGCTCAATgccaagtgaagtcacgagtcattgtCGAGTCTAAAGTAATCAAATTTGTTTGAAAGTCTAACTCAACTCCAAATCATGTCaatcaagtccacacctctgctatCCATTGCCTACAAAGATTATCAAATCTACTGTGGGCTGATACACAGGTGTCCAAATAACCAGTCCCAGTGATGGTtgctctgtttgtcttttgttgtaATGTCTAATTTCAGGGTTTGTGACAACATAATGTATTCATAAGCCTCCAGTATGAGTGGTGTAAGAACTCAAACTATGAGTCATGTGTGAGGGAGGatgacagagagcagagcaggctTTGAGGATGATTCAATACCAAAATAAGATTAACTGATCAAATAATTCTCGACCCTTCATCGAGGAAAAGtctctttaaaatgttttgaatctGTATTAATATCAGCTCAGTTCTATCCAGGACCAATATCTTCTTCCCAAATGTGTCAATAACACTatgaatttaaaatttaacCAATTACCATGAAAGCTAAGATGCTTTTGGAGAACTGAGCTCAGTTTAGTTTGGGCTGCAGAAGAAGACATTCCCTTTGTTCTGTCCAGTGTACGAGCTCCATTATTAAGACTTTATCAAATAcacttctctcctgtgtggaaGTTGTGTTAGGACTTCTTTGGACAGTGTGAAGACGAGTCTGTGTTGAGAACCTCGATCATTGTTCTGGTGGACGGGAAGGTCTCTGCTACAGACGGAAGACTCTGGTACCAACCTGGTAAACTGTTGAGGAAGAAACgtattaaagaaaaataagggCTCCGCCAAGCAGAGGAATAACAAACTAATAGCATGATTTGTTTTCTCACCTCTTGAGATTCATCCAGTTCTTCGCTGTTTTACTGAAGCTGTCTGGACTGGGTGTGGTCATGGCCTCGAAATCCACCAGCTGCAacaatattaaacaaacacaaacactggttaGAGGACACACACGGTGGGTGCATTTCACTGCCTCTGAGGCCATGtccacataaataaaaaaaaatttctgaCTCTTTATGTCTACCTCCCTAATAAGGCCCCTAGGGTGGCATTTTTTCTTCAGAGTGAATGTTTTggtcaggcccccaggaagagtgctgggctttgaagtCAATTTGAAAAGACCAAACCGTGACATTACAACTTTAGggtccatcacgtgatgccatggggcccaaaaagactttttctctTAGACTTACACTGTTAACGACACATCTGTAAATCGATGGATTCacttttttgagcatcacaatcCCCACGAAATGATTTGTTTCATCGGGATTTAAATTCtatggtccaataacattttgaaaggaGCAAAGAGCAATTAAATGATTTCATCCCTATTCAAGTTAGAGGAGGGCTAAATCAGAAGCTAGCCAGCTCGGCCAGCGAAAGTCCCTAGTGCGCCTGTTCTATGGGCCCAACAATGCAGTAGATATGAGTAATTCTATACACAGAAAATCAAACTTTTGAGCTGCACGACGTTGTTTCTGAGTCAGACGGATTTTAGCATTGTCGGGGTTTGTTTGCCCTGCAGATTATAGGGGAATGCAAGGACTGATTATGTCCCGATCAACTGCTCCAGACCAGCCGTCGGGACATTCAGATGATTTTCTGACATGTTAGAAATTTTGGTCAGCCATCGTCAGGCCCTTGCA
The sequence above is drawn from the Epinephelus moara isolate mb chromosome 12, YSFRI_EMoa_1.0, whole genome shotgun sequence genome and encodes:
- the selenol gene encoding selenoprotein L yields the protein MAEDVTVSEETLTGALTLLVNLGTVLLQTAKQEAQESLESFVPHKITTLFGLIAAGANFYKSLGVKKKKEAEDIWKKSYHHESVREQVEQLLQLETEWDSFLESVDRDLQTTDRQLSGGKIADSLSPDTSFTDAKSGKSVTLGQYLGQGQKLLLVLIRHFGULPURDHVAELEASQAVLEARSVRVLVVSFGGVEGAQVWREQTGCTFDMLLDPQRKVYRSFGLGSSYVKVMKFGCLLQYSEYGAVDRDFPDVPTRLLEDIYQMGGDFLLDEAGKVLLCHPSKIPMDRPTVKAILQAVDSSGCSSKSTEKHCHVEPKL